A window from Gemmatimonadaceae bacterium encodes these proteins:
- a CDS encoding gluconate 2-dehydrogenase subunit 3 family protein, with amino-acid sequence MDRRTLLKSLAAAGASSLLPHDAFAAWERVASGVAPRDGLSEAQLAHIGAIADVILPRTETPSATDVGVPAFIDVIVSEQMTEVDRQTFVANLDAIDPAALDAIESSSDRRGEPAHTYWRLKDLIVYGYFTSEPVMKTVLHYEVMPGKFDGGAPMPMAMPHG; translated from the coding sequence GACCGCCGCACGCTACTCAAGTCGCTCGCCGCCGCGGGCGCGTCCTCCCTGCTGCCGCACGACGCCTTCGCGGCGTGGGAGCGGGTGGCATCGGGCGTTGCGCCTCGCGACGGCTTGAGCGAGGCGCAGCTCGCGCACATCGGCGCGATTGCCGACGTCATTCTTCCCCGCACCGAGACGCCGAGCGCGACGGACGTCGGCGTGCCGGCGTTCATCGACGTGATCGTGAGCGAGCAGATGACGGAGGTCGATCGCCAGACGTTCGTCGCGAATCTCGACGCGATCGACCCCGCGGCGCTCGACGCAATCGAATCGTCGAGCGATCGCCGCGGCGAACCGGCGCACACGTATTGGCGGCTCAAGGATCTGATCGTGTACGGCTACTTCACGAGCGAGCCGGTGATGAAGACGGTGCTGCACTACGAGGTGATGCCCGGCAAGTTCGACGGCGGTGCGCCGATGCCGATGGCGATGCCG